A part of Bombus huntii isolate Logan2020A chromosome 16, iyBomHunt1.1, whole genome shotgun sequence genomic DNA contains:
- the LOC126874464 gene encoding uncharacterized protein CG3556: protein MWGRASMAAVMVLFLACLCTLNVAYAKVGSITESSSSDTDAENILERATTWLWSQRNKNAGWGNDTHRVLLVLRLSNLSREDNVAPAAPLELQLSSKQMELEIVLLLWRHREVGFSPVRLARYTLALNAMCTDPRQFHGHDLIGTLQHHEPPTDYEFALTTLAACNAQAHVRKRQIRRLLDIANAAQDHNVDTVAMVILALRCIVQDHRHRNLHHFVRKPSIGLAQQQRLDGSFGDVRTTALVMQALEEAENEPADNWNRSAALAWLTNQQRADGSFAGDVRATAEALLGVTPRGLASIRTLDCGQGPSETSLPKFTTSGNEPAAIPGNRNDSVSISVISGGSIAGNVTVGNIETNGNNGNNGNNGNNAVNTLNTSNTDGMIVTAATPIMVNVSYTLWVGSNVNETYSLIVTASKNETFYEVMLLAADMSPHFQFVASEWPNGHYVHTIAGYKEEPMSYHYWLLYRLTSPPDPASPPGNQLVAPGGVDDLQISEGDHYLFWYKKL from the exons ATGTGGGGAAGAGCAAGTATGGCAGCTGTAATGGTCCTGTTTCTAGCGTGTTTGTGCACGTTGAATGTGGCCTATGCCAAAG tGGGAAGCATCACAGAGTCCAGTTCAAGCGATACTGATGCGGAAAACATTTTGGAACGAGCAACTACATGGTTATGGAgtcaacgaaataaaaatgctGGTTGGGGAAACGACACTCATCGAGTGTTGCTGGTCCTCCGACTAAGCAATCTCTCGCGAGAGGATAATGTTGCACCTGCCGCTCCCCTCGAACTGCAACTTAGCAGCAAACAAATGGAGCTAGAAATAGTCTTGCTATTATGGAG ACACAGAGAAGTTGGTTTTTCACCGGTTCGACTAGCACGCTACACTCTTGCCTTAAACGCCATGTGCACGGATCCAAGACAGTTTCACGGTCACGACTTGATTGGAACGCTTCAACATCACGAACCACCGACCGATTATGAATTCGCCCTTACAACGCTAGCTGCGTGCAACGCACAAGCTCATGTAAGGAAAAGACAGATACGTCGATTGCTTGACATTGCGAACGCTGCTCAGGATCACAATGTGG ATACCGTCGCAATGGTAATCTTAGCCTTAAGGTGCATCGTTCAGGACCACAGACATCGAAATCTCCATCATTTTGTGCGCAAACCATCGATTGGTTTAGCACAACAGCAAAGACTCGATGGTAGTTTCGGAGACGTTCGTACAACGGCCTTAGTAATGCAAGCCCTCGAGGAAGCAGAAAATGAGCCTGCTGATAATTGGAATAGATCAGCTGCTTTAGCATGGTTAACCAATCAGCAACGAGCCGATGGTTCTTTCGCTGGTGATGTTCGCGCGACCGCTGAAGCACTTCTAGGAGTGACACCACGTGGTTTAGCGAGTATCAGAACGCTTGATTGCGGACAAGGACCTAGCGAAACTTCATTACCGAAATTCACTACAAGTGGTAATG AGCCAGCGGCGATTCCAGGCAATCGCAACGACAGTGTATCGATATCTGTAATTTCTGGAGGCAGTATCGCGGGTAATGTTACCGTTGGGAATATCGAAACTAATGGAAACAATGGGAATAACGGGAACAATGGCAATAATGCAGTAAACACGCTCAACACCAGCAATACCGATGGTATGATCGTTACCGCTGCAACACCGATTATGGTGAACGTCTCTTACACTCTATGGGTTGGCAGCAACGTAAACGAGACATACAGTTTGATAGTGACCGCATctaaaaatgaaacattttacGAAGTGATGCTTCTAGCCGCAGATATGTCACCGCATTTCCAATTTGTTGCATCCGAATGGCCGAATGGGCATTATGTTCACACGATAGCAGGTTACAAAGAGGAACCAATGTCCTATCATTATTGGTTGTTATATCGACTCACTTCTCCGCCAGATCCAGCCTCGCCACCGGGTAATCAACTGGTTGCACCTGGGG GTGTGGATGACCTACAGATCAGCGAGGGAGATCACTATCTGTTCTGGTATAAAAAGCTATGA